The Radiobacillus deserti genomic interval ACGTATTCCGTTGTGATTATTATGAGGTTATTAAGAGAAGCGTTTGATACGACCTTTGATCAAAGCTTTTTCTATAAAAATAATATTACGGTAAATCAAGCGTTAACCGAAATTGTAGATTTAGTGCTATATGGCATGATTCCGGATAATAAAAGATGAGAGCTTATTCATCTTTTATATTTTTGCAACCGGAAACTGTGAAAACAAAAATAGTTTATTCGTTTTTTATGAATGGAGGATTAATATATGGCTTACCTTTACCTTTTAATCGCAATAGTGACAGAGATTATTGGGAATTCTATGTTAAAGATGTCGGATGGCTTTTCCAAATTACTTCCTTCTATAGGGGCGTTTACTGGATATGGAGTTTCTTTTTTCTTACTATCGTTAACCTTGAAAGAATTACCCATGGGCATTACGTATGCCATTTGGGCAGGTGTCGGTACAGCCTTAACGTTTATAATTGGAGTTTTATATTGGAAGGAAGGCTTTTCATTGCAGACGCTTGTGGGTATTACGGCTATTATTCTTGGAGTTGCCGTGTTAAATATGCCGAAATGGACGTAATGTAAGGGAAAAAGAGGAACTGTCATTGCGGGACAGTTCCTCTTTTTTATAGGAAGCACAACGAATTTTGTAATGTCATGCTCTTCTTTTCGTTGAGTTCCTCACGATTAATTGAGGTTCAAAAATCCGTTTTTCAATCTCGGGATTCCTTTTTTCTACTAGGTTAATCATTGCTTCTGCTGCTACTTTTCCCATCTCTTCTTTCGGATGAGCGACGGTTGTTAGCTTAACTTCGGAAAGCACAGCTAATGAGGAATCATCGATTCCAACTAATGATATATCGTCCGGTACTTTTAAATCTAATTCCCTTAAGATACTGAGAGTGCTTAAGGCGATTTCGTCATTATAACAGACGATGGCAGTCGGTTTTTCCACGCCGCTATGTAAGACATCTTGTATTTTGCTCAGTAAAGAATTCTCCTCCTCTTCTGAATTATACGTAAGAATCATATGAGGATTAGGAAAGATTCCTTGCTCTCGATGGGCCTGAATGAATCCGTTTAGTCTTTTTACACCTTGTTTATCATCCGTTTTAAAAATCCCCAAAATAGACTGATGATTTAATTCAATTAAATGGTTGGTAGCTAAGTATCCTGCTTTGTAATCGTCTAATTCAAAACAGGGAGCATCTAAACCATCGTAGGATGCATGAATAAATAAGTATGGAATTTTATTCTTTTCGAGATTTAAATAGTAACCAATGTTAGGACTTTGTAATGCGCTTTTCGTTGGCTCAATGATTAAACCGTCTATAGCATGAAGCAATAAATTTTCTAGCCCTTGTTTTTCCTTCATTGTTGTATTATTCGTATTTGTTAGGAGTAAGGAGTAACCAGCTTCTGATAAGGTCGACTCGATTCCAGAAATGATAGTCGGAAAGATATAACCAGATATAGTAGTAATCATGACTCCGATTGTTTTTTGTCCTGATTTATTTCCACGCTCATTCGGATCTGCAACAAAGGTCCCCCCACCCTGGACACTGTATAGAAATCCTGAAGAAATTAAGTCACTAATCGCCCTCCTAACCGTGTGGCGACTGACATCAAACTGATTCATTAGTTCTGTTTCAGTAGGGATTTTCTGATTACTTTCAATTCGCCCTCCTAATATCCATGAGGTGATTTCGGATTTTATTCGCTCGTATTTTGGTGCCATGTAATCCTTCCTTTATGTAAAAACATTTATCTTTTTAACATGTGTATGTGAAACGTACATTATCTACCCAATTTGCATGATGAAGGGTTGTCCTCATTTTATCATATTCATATTAAACATGCGTACAAAAATCATATTATAAGTATTTTGATTGTGATTTATTAACAAATAATTAAATGTCACTTTGGTTACTGAATACCCTTGGAGAATAGAGAACATAGCTAACAAACTCTTTAACTATTAAGCAAATATGAGGTAAGGGTTACGTACATATAAATGTGAATTTGTGCATACAACATAATAAATGGTGACATATTAAAGCGAAAAAAGAGAGTATAGGACTCCCTGAATTTTTTTGAAAACGCTTT includes:
- a CDS encoding GntR family transcriptional regulator, whose product is MAPKYERIKSEITSWILGGRIESNQKIPTETELMNQFDVSRHTVRRAISDLISSGFLYSVQGGGTFVADPNERGNKSGQKTIGVMITTISGYIFPTIISGIESTLSEAGYSLLLTNTNNTTMKEKQGLENLLLHAIDGLIIEPTKSALQSPNIGYYLNLEKNKIPYLFIHASYDGLDAPCFELDDYKAGYLATNHLIELNHQSILGIFKTDDKQGVKRLNGFIQAHREQGIFPNPHMILTYNSEEEENSLLSKIQDVLHSGVEKPTAIVCYNDEIALSTLSILRELDLKVPDDISLVGIDDSSLAVLSEVKLTTVAHPKEEMGKVAAEAMINLVEKRNPEIEKRIFEPQLIVRNSTKRRA
- a CDS encoding DMT family transporter, giving the protein MAYLYLLIAIVTEIIGNSMLKMSDGFSKLLPSIGAFTGYGVSFFLLSLTLKELPMGITYAIWAGVGTALTFIIGVLYWKEGFSLQTLVGITAIILGVAVLNMPKWT